Proteins from a single region of Pseudomonas ekonensis:
- the tusD gene encoding sulfurtransferase complex subunit TusD, with product MKFAIALFSAAHAPSSRRALLFAQAALAGGHEIVRLFFYQDGVHNASDSVVTPQDEQDLPKQWRAFITEQRLDGVVCIAAALRRGVLNAEEAGRYQRDAVAVSAPWELSGLGQLHDAVQDADRLICFGGA from the coding sequence ATGAAGTTCGCCATCGCGCTGTTTTCCGCCGCCCATGCGCCCTCCTCGCGCCGTGCCCTGCTGTTCGCCCAGGCGGCGCTGGCCGGCGGGCATGAGATCGTCCGGCTGTTTTTCTACCAGGACGGCGTGCACAACGCCTCGGACAGCGTGGTCACCCCGCAGGACGAACAAGACCTGCCCAAGCAATGGCGCGCCTTCATCACCGAACAGCGGCTGGACGGCGTGGTGTGCATCGCCGCCGCCCTGCGCCGTGGCGTGCTGAACGCCGAAGAGGCCGGCCGCTACCAGCGTGACGCCGTGGCCGTCAGTGCGCCGTGGGAGCTGTCCGGGCTGGGCCAACTGCACGATGCGGTGCAGGACGCCGACCGTCTGATCTGCTTCGGAGGCGCGTGA
- a CDS encoding methylated-DNA--[protein]-cysteine S-methyltransferase codes for MAYTFITLPSPVGELKLVANGQRLAAILWENDKPGRVRLGPMVEAPDNPVLLRAAQQLQEYFAGTRNRFELELDFAGTDFQKRVWAALLTIPFGETRTYSQIAEQIGHPSAVRAVGAANGRNPISIVAPCHRVIGASGKLTGFAGGLEAKERLLRLEGCRWAEVGRTGELF; via the coding sequence ATGGCCTACACGTTCATCACCCTGCCCTCGCCGGTGGGCGAACTGAAGCTGGTCGCGAACGGCCAGCGACTGGCGGCCATCCTCTGGGAAAACGACAAGCCCGGCCGGGTGCGCCTGGGGCCGATGGTCGAGGCGCCGGACAACCCGGTGCTGCTCAGGGCCGCGCAGCAGCTGCAGGAATATTTTGCCGGCACCCGGAACCGCTTCGAGCTGGAGCTGGATTTCGCCGGCACCGACTTCCAGAAAAGGGTCTGGGCGGCGCTGCTGACCATCCCCTTCGGCGAGACCCGCACCTACAGCCAGATCGCCGAGCAGATCGGCCACCCCAGCGCGGTGCGGGCAGTGGGCGCGGCGAACGGGCGCAATCCGATCTCGATCGTTGCGCCGTGCCATCGGGTGATCGGCGCGTCGGGCAAGCTGACGGGGTTCGCCGGGGGGCTTGAAGCCAAGGAGCGGCTATTGAGACTGGAAGGTTGCCGGTGGGCCGAGGTCGGTCGGACGGGGGAGCTGTTCTGA
- a CDS encoding GNAT family N-acetyltransferase, whose protein sequence is MTLRTLRADASHLDAVAALFDAYRGFYGQPADLAQSRAFIAERLAAGESAIFIAQAADGQALGFVQLYPSFSSIDAHRTWLLSDLFTTPAARGRGVGRLLMNTARDFAVQTGAKGLVLETATDNFTAQGLYESLGWVRDTGYFTYNLDLRKG, encoded by the coding sequence ATGACCCTTCGCACCTTGCGCGCCGATGCTTCTCACCTCGATGCGGTGGCCGCGCTGTTCGACGCCTACCGCGGCTTCTACGGCCAGCCGGCCGATCTGGCGCAGTCGCGGGCGTTCATCGCCGAGCGCCTGGCCGCCGGCGAATCGGCGATCTTCATCGCGCAGGCCGCCGACGGCCAGGCGCTGGGCTTTGTGCAGCTGTACCCGTCGTTCTCGTCCATCGACGCCCACCGCACCTGGCTGCTCAGCGACCTGTTCACCACGCCCGCCGCCCGTGGCCGCGGCGTGGGGCGGCTGCTGATGAACACCGCGCGGGACTTCGCCGTGCAGACCGGGGCCAAAGGCCTGGTGCTGGAAACCGCCACCGACAACTTCACCGCCCAAGGCTTGTACGAGTCGCTGGGCTGGGTGCGCGACACCGGTTACTTCACCTACAACCTCGATCTGCGCAAGGGCTGA
- a CDS encoding GNAT family N-acetyltransferase: MNLRIELSHTNTEEERLAILAPLHAYNVAQAGIAPSTPLTLLVRDDSGAILGGLYGRFVCEWLFVDLLSVPEAGRGQGIGSRLMGMAEELAREKGCFGIWLDTFDFQAPVFYRKLGYSEFGELADYPPGHKRLFFQKRLKD; the protein is encoded by the coding sequence ATGAACCTGCGAATCGAGCTGTCGCACACCAATACGGAAGAAGAACGCCTGGCCATCCTGGCGCCGCTGCACGCCTACAACGTCGCCCAGGCCGGCATCGCGCCCTCCACCCCCCTCACCCTGCTGGTGCGCGACGACAGCGGCGCGATCCTCGGCGGACTGTATGGCCGTTTTGTCTGTGAGTGGCTGTTCGTCGACCTGCTGTCGGTGCCTGAAGCAGGCCGGGGCCAGGGCATCGGCTCCAGGCTGATGGGCATGGCCGAGGAGCTGGCGCGGGAGAAAGGCTGCTTCGGGATCTGGCTCGACACCTTCGATTTTCAGGCGCCGGTGTTCTACCGAAAACTTGGCTACAGCGAGTTCGGTGAACTGGCGGACTATCCGCCGGGGCACAAGCGGCTGTTCTTTCAGAAGCGGTTGAAGGACTGA
- a CDS encoding NUDIX domain-containing protein yields the protein MSNTAERVKFIDTQVLSHDWYLLKKITFDYRRNSGDWQRQTREVYDRGNGAAILLFNREKRTVVLTRQFRLPVFVNGHDGLLIEVAAGLLEGADPEQRIRAEAEEETGYRVHDVRKVFESYMSPGSVTEKLHFFVAEYDASSKVGAGGGLEEETEELEVLEWRFDDALEAFRRGEICDAKTIMLLQYAAMNNLFAV from the coding sequence ATGTCCAACACGGCCGAACGGGTCAAATTCATCGATACGCAGGTGCTGTCCCACGATTGGTATCTGCTCAAGAAAATCACCTTCGACTACCGGCGCAACAGCGGCGACTGGCAGCGTCAGACCCGTGAGGTCTACGACCGCGGCAACGGTGCCGCGATCCTGCTGTTCAACCGCGAGAAGCGCACGGTGGTGCTGACCCGGCAGTTCCGTCTGCCGGTGTTCGTCAACGGCCATGACGGGCTGCTGATCGAAGTGGCCGCCGGGCTGCTTGAGGGCGCCGACCCCGAGCAACGCATCCGGGCCGAAGCCGAAGAGGAAACCGGCTACCGCGTGCATGACGTGAGGAAGGTGTTCGAGTCCTACATGAGCCCGGGTTCGGTGACCGAGAAGCTGCACTTTTTCGTCGCCGAGTACGACGCGTCGTCGAAGGTCGGCGCCGGCGGCGGCCTGGAGGAGGAGACCGAAGAGCTGGAGGTGCTGGAGTGGCGTTTCGATGATGCGCTGGAGGCCTTCCGGCGCGGCGAGATCTGCGATGCCAAGACCATCATGCTGTTGCAGTATGCGGCGATGAACAACCTCTTTGCCGTGTGA
- a CDS encoding cysteine hydrolase family protein has translation MSTALLIIDVQRALCSGQYECYDIHRVIDTLNRLSARARQAGVPVVFIQHEEEGDLLAHGSDGWQLADGLETAPGDLYVRKTTPDSFYQTPLQKLIPKEDFDRLVIGGLQTDYCVNATVRQAHQLGYDVVLAADAHSTVDNGSMSAEDIIAEHNKDLAHLSGSVARIDVTPAAQITF, from the coding sequence ATGTCCACCGCATTGCTGATCATCGACGTCCAACGCGCCCTGTGCTCGGGCCAATACGAGTGCTACGACATCCACCGCGTCATCGACACCCTCAACCGCCTCAGCGCCCGCGCCCGCCAGGCCGGCGTGCCGGTGGTGTTCATCCAGCACGAAGAAGAGGGCGACCTGCTGGCCCACGGCAGCGACGGCTGGCAACTGGCGGACGGCCTGGAGACCGCGCCGGGCGACCTGTACGTGCGCAAGACCACCCCGGACTCGTTCTATCAGACACCGCTGCAGAAGCTGATCCCCAAGGAAGACTTCGACCGGTTGGTGATCGGCGGCCTGCAGACCGATTACTGCGTCAACGCCACCGTGCGCCAGGCGCATCAACTGGGCTACGACGTGGTGCTGGCGGCCGACGCCCACTCCACCGTGGACAACGGCAGCATGAGCGCCGAGGACATCATCGCCGAACACAACAAGGACCTGGCCCACCTGAGCGGCTCGGTGGCGCGGATCGACGTCACGCCGGCGGCGCAGATCACCTTCTGA
- a CDS encoding lysozyme inhibitor LprI family protein has protein sequence MPAFNARHAWLLASLLFAPMSHAAGFDCAKASGPVEKTLCADPYTCALDEKLSALWRTTLAKVADPKALRADQRAWLKNRDLCGETLGCLRRQYLMRLTELEYAAKPFSWNAVWQRIPEGVSSGAELNTSLRDDSHVAFTVEATAGANEGSLEGTAARRASGADYAEGGCALSFTAINGVLDVAQQGDDADCGAGMGVFYAGRYVASPTPLALDYDLLALGLVRTQQEDDTLRTLLKGDYKALAQSAGTMVIGDPSADVPGSEVDELWVRGLGNVNAAIVMRAADNRFWIALLVPDAQGESRARYYTNVPDWKDRLPAAVQVWYERMQGGRTLPLDRMP, from the coding sequence ATGCCCGCGTTCAATGCCCGTCATGCCTGGCTGCTGGCCAGTCTCTTGTTTGCCCCGATGTCCCACGCCGCCGGTTTCGACTGCGCGAAGGCGTCCGGGCCGGTCGAGAAAACCCTTTGCGCCGATCCGTACACCTGCGCCCTTGATGAGAAGCTGAGCGCGCTGTGGCGCACGACGCTGGCGAAGGTCGCCGACCCGAAGGCGCTAAGGGCGGATCAACGAGCGTGGCTGAAGAACCGCGACCTTTGCGGCGAAACGTTGGGTTGCCTGCGTCGGCAGTACCTCATGCGCCTCACCGAACTTGAATACGCCGCCAAGCCGTTCAGCTGGAACGCAGTGTGGCAGCGGATTCCCGAAGGCGTGTCCTCAGGCGCAGAGCTGAACACCTCCCTTCGGGACGATTCGCATGTGGCCTTCACCGTGGAGGCCACCGCCGGCGCCAACGAAGGCAGCCTGGAGGGAACCGCCGCACGCCGCGCCTCGGGGGCGGACTACGCCGAGGGCGGTTGCGCGTTGAGCTTCACGGCGATCAACGGCGTGCTGGACGTTGCGCAACAGGGTGACGACGCTGACTGCGGGGCGGGGATGGGGGTGTTCTATGCCGGGCGCTACGTCGCTTCGCCAACGCCCTTGGCGCTGGACTACGATCTGCTCGCCTTGGGCCTGGTGCGTACGCAACAGGAGGACGACACACTGCGCACGCTGCTCAAGGGCGATTACAAGGCGCTGGCGCAAAGCGCGGGGACGATGGTGATCGGCGATCCGTCCGCCGACGTGCCGGGCAGCGAGGTCGATGAACTGTGGGTGCGCGGTTTGGGCAACGTCAACGCCGCCATCGTGATGCGTGCCGCCGACAACCGCTTCTGGATCGCATTGCTGGTGCCCGATGCCCAGGGCGAGTCCCGCGCCCGTTACTACACCAACGTCCCTGACTGGAAAGATCGCCTGCCCGCTGCCGTGCAAGTCTGGTACGAGCGCATGCAGGGCGGCAGAACCCTGCCGCTGGACCGCATGCCTTAA
- a CDS encoding carboxymuconolactone decarboxylase family protein, with product MSRITPISLDTAADATRTVLEGVQKKIGFLPNVFTTLAKAPVALDTYLQASAILGKTSLSAKEKEAVYLATSQVNGCDYCLSAHTLFASKAGLSAEDIAQARHGRLNAFAALARQLTETRGQLSDEQIAAARAAGIDDKQIIETVALVAVQTLTNYLNNVALTDIDFPAI from the coding sequence ATGAGCCGCATCACCCCGATCAGCCTCGACACCGCCGCCGACGCCACCCGCACCGTGCTGGAAGGCGTGCAGAAGAAAATCGGCTTCCTGCCAAATGTGTTCACGACCCTGGCCAAGGCGCCCGTGGCGCTGGACACCTACCTGCAAGCCTCCGCCATCCTGGGCAAGACCTCGCTCAGCGCCAAGGAAAAAGAAGCGGTGTACCTGGCCACCTCGCAGGTCAATGGCTGCGACTACTGCCTGAGCGCCCATACCCTGTTCGCCAGCAAGGCCGGTCTGTCGGCCGAGGACATCGCCCAGGCGCGCCACGGCCGGCTGAACGCCTTCGCCGCCCTCGCCCGCCAACTGACCGAGACCCGCGGCCAGCTGAGCGACGAACAGATCGCCGCCGCCCGCGCCGCCGGCATCGACGACAAGCAGATCATCGAAACGGTCGCCCTGGTCGCCGTGCAGACCCTGACCAACTACCTCAACAACGTGGCGCTGACCGACATCGACTTCCCGGCCATCTGA
- a CDS encoding YoaK family protein, producing MLPSATTHRATPGHLHTQKWRGRVGLTLVACLSVLAGMTDAIGFMASGDFVSFMSGNTTRLAVAISDGDLGLTLRLSILVATFVLGNALGVIVSRLSGRRALPLLLCIAALLCAAAAWPFEQQLPALLAAITAMGMLNACVEEVNGLPVGLTYVTGALSRFGRGLGRWLLGERRNGWRVQLVPWTGMFVGAVIGALLERHLGLQALFFSALLAGVLGVVALKIPRRWQLGYMPR from the coding sequence ATGCTGCCGTCCGCCACCACCCACCGCGCCACGCCCGGCCACCTGCACACCCAGAAATGGCGCGGCCGCGTCGGCCTCACGCTGGTCGCCTGCCTGTCGGTGCTGGCCGGCATGACCGACGCCATCGGCTTCATGGCCAGCGGCGACTTCGTCTCGTTCATGAGCGGCAACACGACCCGCCTGGCGGTGGCGATCAGCGACGGCGACCTGGGCCTGACCCTGCGCCTGTCGATCCTGGTCGCCACGTTCGTCCTCGGCAATGCCCTCGGCGTCATCGTCAGCCGGCTGAGCGGGCGCCGGGCGCTGCCGTTGCTGCTGTGCATCGCCGCGCTGCTGTGCGCCGCCGCGGCCTGGCCGTTCGAGCAGCAACTGCCGGCCCTGTTGGCGGCGATCACCGCCATGGGCATGCTCAATGCCTGCGTCGAGGAAGTGAACGGGCTGCCGGTGGGGCTGACCTACGTCACCGGGGCCCTGTCACGGTTCGGCCGGGGACTGGGCCGCTGGCTGCTGGGCGAGCGACGCAACGGCTGGCGGGTGCAACTGGTGCCCTGGACTGGCATGTTCGTCGGCGCGGTCATCGGTGCGCTGCTGGAGCGCCATCTGGGCCTTCAGGCCCTGTTTTTCAGCGCATTGCTGGCCGGCGTGCTCGGGGTGGTGGCCCTGAAGATCCCCCGCCGCTGGCAACTGGGCTACATGCCGCGCTGA
- a CDS encoding DUF7693 family protein, producing the protein MPNPLNAREVCQRLRDAALGVCPLRHTADPCGSGRITVDIDGWRLALDLDGRRLLHCLDCRSADGRVWRLDASQRFGTDPVSLLSTWELAQIERLLAE; encoded by the coding sequence ATGCCCAACCCGTTGAACGCCCGGGAAGTCTGCCAGCGCCTGCGCGATGCCGCGTTGGGCGTGTGTCCGTTGCGGCACACCGCCGATCCGTGCGGATCCGGCCGGATCACGGTCGATATCGACGGCTGGCGTCTGGCGCTGGACCTCGACGGGCGGCGCCTGCTGCATTGCCTCGACTGCCGCAGCGCAGATGGCCGGGTCTGGCGACTCGACGCCTCGCAGCGCTTCGGCACCGACCCGGTCAGCCTGCTGAGCACCTGGGAGCTGGCGCAGATCGAACGGCTGCTGGCCGAGTGA
- the tusC gene encoding sulfurtransferase complex subunit TusC has product MAKSLLIISRQSPWSGPGAREALDIVLAGGAFDLPVGLLFLDDGVLQLAAGQNARALQQKDLSANLQALPMFGVEELFYCADSAALRGLGDLSLDEAQPLAADRITALIDRYDQVITL; this is encoded by the coding sequence ATGGCCAAATCCCTGTTGATCATCAGCCGTCAGTCGCCGTGGTCCGGCCCCGGCGCCCGCGAGGCGCTGGACATCGTGCTGGCCGGCGGCGCGTTCGATCTGCCGGTCGGCCTGCTGTTCCTCGACGACGGCGTGCTGCAACTGGCCGCCGGGCAGAACGCCAGGGCCTTGCAGCAGAAGGACCTGAGCGCCAACTTGCAGGCGTTGCCGATGTTCGGCGTCGAAGAGCTGTTCTACTGCGCCGACAGCGCCGCCCTGCGCGGCCTCGGCGATCTGTCGCTGGACGAGGCGCAGCCCTTGGCCGCCGACCGCATCACCGCCCTCATTGACCGTTACGACCAGGTGATCACGCTCTGA
- a CDS encoding SulP family inorganic anion transporter: MKPKRLRADVLAGLTTSFALLPECIAFALVAHLNPLMGLYGAFIICTLTALFGGRPGMVSGAAGSMAVVIVALVVQHGVQYLLATVLLGGLVMMAFGLLRLGKLVRMVPHPVMLGFVNGLAIIIALAQLEHFKDGEHWLSGAPLYLMAGLVGLTMAIVYLLPRLTRAVPPALAAILGVGVLVYLSGLPTRTLGDMAHIAGGLPVLALPDIPWNLETLRIIAPYAVLMALVGLLETLLTLNLTDEITETRGYPDRECVALGAANMVSGAFGGMGGCAMIGQTVINLSSGGRGRVSGVVAGVAILLFILFLSPMIERIPLAALVGVMFVVSQQTFAWASLRVVNKVPLNDVLVIMAVTVITVFTDLATAVLCGIVIAALNFAWQQARELYADAHLEADGSKLYRPHGTLFFASTTPFLNQFDPAGDPQRVTLDCRHLSFVDYSAIAALKTLRERYAKAGKQLQVFHLSERCKKLLKRAGVEHG; the protein is encoded by the coding sequence ATGAAACCGAAACGTCTGCGCGCCGATGTCCTGGCCGGACTCACCACCTCGTTCGCCCTGTTGCCCGAATGCATTGCGTTTGCGCTGGTGGCCCACCTCAATCCGCTGATGGGCCTGTACGGCGCGTTCATCATCTGCACGCTGACCGCGCTGTTCGGCGGGCGGCCGGGCATGGTGTCCGGGGCGGCCGGTTCGATGGCGGTGGTGATCGTCGCGCTGGTGGTGCAGCACGGCGTGCAGTACCTGCTGGCCACGGTGCTGCTCGGCGGTCTGGTGATGATGGCGTTCGGGCTGTTGCGCCTGGGCAAGCTGGTGCGGATGGTGCCGCACCCGGTGATGCTCGGTTTCGTCAACGGTCTGGCGATCATCATCGCGTTGGCGCAGCTGGAGCATTTCAAGGACGGCGAACACTGGCTCAGCGGCGCGCCGCTGTACCTGATGGCCGGGCTGGTGGGGCTGACCATGGCCATCGTCTACCTCCTGCCGCGCCTGACCCGTGCGGTGCCGCCGGCGCTGGCGGCGATCCTCGGGGTGGGGGTGCTGGTGTACCTGTCGGGCCTGCCGACCCGCACCCTCGGCGACATGGCGCACATCGCCGGCGGCCTGCCGGTGCTGGCGCTGCCGGACATCCCGTGGAACCTGGAGACCCTGCGCATCATTGCGCCGTACGCGGTGCTGATGGCGCTGGTCGGCCTGCTGGAAACCCTGCTGACCCTGAACCTCACCGACGAAATCACCGAGACCCGCGGCTACCCGGACCGCGAATGCGTGGCGCTGGGGGCGGCGAACATGGTTTCGGGCGCGTTCGGCGGCATGGGCGGCTGCGCCATGATCGGCCAGACCGTGATCAACCTCAGCTCCGGCGGGCGCGGGCGGGTGTCCGGCGTGGTGGCCGGGGTGGCGATCCTGCTGTTCATCCTGTTCCTGTCGCCGATGATCGAGCGCATTCCGCTGGCGGCGCTGGTGGGGGTGATGTTCGTGGTGTCGCAGCAGACGTTTGCCTGGGCCTCCTTGCGGGTGGTGAACAAGGTGCCGCTCAACGACGTGCTGGTGATCATGGCGGTGACGGTCATCACCGTGTTCACGGATCTGGCCACCGCCGTGCTGTGCGGCATCGTCATCGCCGCGCTCAACTTCGCCTGGCAACAGGCCCGCGAACTGTACGCCGATGCGCATCTGGAGGCCGACGGCAGCAAGCTCTACCGGCCTCACGGCACGCTGTTCTTTGCCTCGACCACGCCGTTCCTCAACCAGTTCGACCCGGCCGGCGATCCGCAGCGGGTGACCCTGGATTGCCGGCACCTGAGCTTTGTCGACTACTCGGCCATCGCCGCGCTGAAGACCCTGCGCGAGCGGTACGCCAAGGCCGGCAAGCAGCTGCAGGTGTTCCACCTGTCCGAGCGCTGCAAGAAACTGCTCAAGCGCGCCGGGGTGGAGCACGGTTGA
- a CDS encoding lytic polysaccharide monooxygenase auxiliary activity family 9 protein gives MNQATPETQLRHGRVTSPASRGSVAIEQGLLGGWQVNEMEGGKNFPALAAGPFPAPFGTDNPSVVPPADGYILSGGKDDARDCVNFTDEEMSKKLGRPFTWPLLNVTPGQTLDIKWEYTAPHTTRGYRWLITKDGWDPKTRITRAQLEAQPFFEDFYPQVPYYSHAGELKAKVNHSVKLPANKKGRHVIVLMWIVANTGNAFYQAFDVDFK, from the coding sequence ATGAATCAAGCAACCCCTGAAACCCAACTGCGACACGGTCGCGTCACCTCTCCGGCCAGCCGTGGCTCGGTGGCCATCGAACAAGGTCTGCTGGGCGGCTGGCAGGTCAACGAAATGGAAGGCGGCAAGAACTTCCCGGCTTTGGCGGCGGGCCCGTTCCCCGCGCCGTTCGGCACGGACAACCCGAGCGTCGTGCCGCCGGCCGACGGCTACATCCTCAGCGGCGGCAAGGACGACGCCCGCGACTGCGTGAACTTCACCGACGAGGAAATGAGCAAGAAGCTCGGTCGCCCGTTCACCTGGCCGCTGCTCAACGTCACGCCGGGCCAGACCCTGGACATCAAATGGGAGTACACCGCCCCGCACACCACCCGCGGCTACCGTTGGCTGATCACCAAGGACGGCTGGGATCCGAAGACCCGCATCACCCGTGCGCAACTGGAGGCGCAACCGTTCTTCGAGGACTTCTACCCTCAGGTTCCGTACTACAGTCATGCGGGCGAACTGAAGGCCAAGGTCAACCATTCGGTGAAACTGCCGGCCAACAAGAAGGGGCGTCACGTGATCGTCCTGATGTGGATCGTCGCCAACACCGGCAACGCCTTCTATCAGGCCTTCGACGTCGACTTCAAATAA
- the ggt gene encoding gamma-glutamyltransferase, with protein MKYEPFAKTLIATSLTLACLTAHAASVAPVAAENGMVVTAQHLATHVGVDVLKNGGNAVDAAVAVGYALAVVYPAAGNLGGGGFMTIQLADGRKTFLDFREKAPLAATANMYLDKDGNVIPDLSTRGHLAVGVPGTVSGMELALKKYGTKPRNEMIAPAIRLAEDGFVLEQGDVDLLEYATDVFKKDMRDSGAIFLSNGEPMQVGQKLVQKDLGKTLRTISEKGADGFYKGWVADAIVTSSQANKGIITQADLDKYKTRELAPVECDYRGYHVVSAPPPSSGGVVICQIMNILEGYPMKDLGFRSAQGMHYQIEAMRHAYVDRNSYLGDPDFVKNPIEHLLDKHYATKLREAIAPQKAGVSAELKPGVAPHEGSNTTHYSIVDQWGNAVSVTYTLNDWFGAGVMASKTGVILNDEMDDFTSKVGVPNMYGLVQGEANAIAPGKAPLSSMSPTIVTKDGKVVMVVGTPGGSRIITATLLTMLNVIDYGMGLQEAVDAPRFHQQWMPEQTNLEDFAASPDTKKILESWGHKFAGPQDPNHIAAILVGAPSLGGKPVGKNRFYGANDPRRNTGLSLGY; from the coding sequence ATGAAGTACGAACCTTTTGCCAAGACCCTGATCGCGACCTCCCTGACCCTGGCCTGTCTCACGGCCCATGCCGCTTCGGTGGCCCCGGTGGCGGCGGAGAACGGCATGGTGGTCACCGCCCAGCACCTGGCCACCCACGTGGGCGTCGATGTGCTGAAGAACGGCGGCAATGCGGTGGATGCGGCGGTCGCCGTCGGTTACGCGCTGGCGGTGGTCTACCCCGCGGCGGGCAACCTGGGCGGCGGCGGTTTCATGACCATTCAGCTGGCGGACGGGCGCAAGACCTTCCTCGATTTCCGGGAAAAGGCCCCCCTGGCCGCCACCGCGAACATGTACCTGGACAAGGACGGCAACGTCATCCCGGACCTGAGCACCCGCGGCCATCTGGCGGTCGGCGTGCCGGGCACGGTGTCGGGCATGGAGCTGGCGCTGAAGAAGTACGGCACCAAACCGCGCAATGAGATGATTGCCCCGGCCATCAGGCTGGCCGAGGACGGGTTCGTGCTGGAGCAGGGCGACGTCGATCTGCTGGAGTACGCCACCGACGTGTTCAAGAAGGACATGCGCGACTCCGGCGCGATCTTCCTCAGCAACGGCGAGCCGATGCAGGTCGGGCAGAAACTGGTGCAAAAGGACCTGGGCAAGACCCTGCGCACCATTTCCGAAAAAGGCGCCGACGGTTTCTACAAGGGCTGGGTGGCCGACGCCATCGTCACCTCAAGCCAGGCCAACAAAGGCATCATCACCCAGGCCGACCTGGACAAGTACAAGACCCGCGAACTGGCGCCGGTGGAGTGCGACTACCGCGGCTACCACGTGGTCTCGGCGCCGCCGCCCAGCTCCGGCGGGGTGGTGATCTGCCAGATCATGAACATTCTCGAAGGCTATCCGATGAAGGACCTGGGCTTCCGTTCGGCCCAGGGCATGCACTACCAGATCGAAGCCATGCGCCACGCCTACGTGGACCGCAACAGTTACCTGGGCGATCCGGACTTCGTGAAGAACCCCATCGAGCACCTGCTGGACAAGCACTACGCGACCAAGCTGCGTGAAGCCATCGCGCCGCAGAAGGCCGGCGTGTCCGCCGAACTCAAGCCGGGCGTTGCGCCCCATGAGGGCAGCAACACCACCCACTATTCGATCGTCGACCAGTGGGGCAACGCCGTGTCGGTGACCTACACCCTCAACGACTGGTTCGGCGCCGGCGTGATGGCCAGCAAGACCGGGGTGATCCTCAACGACGAGATGGACGACTTCACCTCCAAGGTCGGCGTGCCGAACATGTACGGCCTGGTGCAGGGCGAGGCCAACGCCATCGCGCCCGGCAAGGCGCCGCTGTCGTCGATGAGCCCGACCATCGTCACCAAGGACGGCAAGGTGGTGATGGTGGTCGGCACGCCGGGCGGCAGCCGGATCATCACCGCAACGCTGCTGACCATGCTCAACGTCATCGACTACGGCATGGGCCTGCAGGAAGCGGTCGATGCGCCGCGCTTCCACCAGCAGTGGATGCCGGAGCAGACCAACCTCGAAGACTTCGCCGCCAGCCCCGACACCAAGAAGATCCTCGAAAGCTGGGGCCACAAGTTCGCAGGCCCGCAGGACCCCAACCACATCGCGGCGATCCTCGTCGGCGCGCCGTCCCTGGGCGGCAAGCCGGTGGGCAAGAACCGCTTCTACGGCGCCAACGACCCGCGGCGCAACACCGGGTTGTCATTGGGTTACTGA
- a CDS encoding TetR/AcrR family transcriptional regulator — MSSIRQRNEQLILAAASEAFAAKGFDATQTRDIAALAGVPKANLYYYFQTKENLYAKVLLGFVEPLLEASAVLRESDDPLIGLRAYVAARIRIAREHPAIARVFSGELLLGGPQLPHECRDLLHAEARRNVECLRSWIDRGLLAPVDPEHLMLFIWSATRTYTNIGWQMGCITGREVPQDEDYAAAADTVTRLVLGGVVREPAAPAHRLMFAT; from the coding sequence ATGAGCAGCATCCGTCAACGCAACGAGCAACTGATCCTCGCCGCCGCCAGCGAAGCATTCGCCGCCAAGGGTTTCGACGCCACCCAGACCCGCGACATCGCCGCCCTCGCCGGCGTGCCCAAGGCCAACCTGTATTACTACTTCCAGACCAAGGAAAACCTCTACGCCAAGGTGCTGCTGGGTTTCGTCGAGCCGCTGCTGGAAGCCTCGGCGGTGCTGCGCGAGAGCGACGATCCGCTGATCGGCCTGCGGGCGTACGTGGCGGCGCGGATCCGCATCGCCCGCGAGCACCCGGCCATCGCCAGGGTGTTCAGCGGCGAACTGCTGCTCGGCGGCCCGCAGTTGCCGCACGAGTGCCGCGACCTGCTGCACGCCGAGGCGAGACGCAACGTCGAGTGCCTGCGCAGCTGGATCGACCGCGGCCTGCTGGCCCCGGTGGATCCCGAGCACCTGATGCTGTTCATCTGGTCGGCGACCCGCACCTACACCAACATCGGCTGGCAGATGGGATGCATCACCGGGCGCGAAGTGCCGCAGGATGAGGACTATGCCGCGGCGGCGGACACGGTCACGCGGCTGGTGCTGGGCGGCGTGGTGCGGGAGCCGGCGGCCCCTGCGCACCGGTTGATGTTCGCCACCTGA